Proteins encoded within one genomic window of Brachybacterium avium:
- a CDS encoding LLM class flavin-dependent oxidoreductase, with amino-acid sequence MTAPTAEQRRAPRIGFAAQIEHTGPRAEGRSPSSRGLEEGIELFLTAEDLGYDVGYVRTRHLQDILASPLLFLAALGLRTTRIELGTAVIPLRFENAGRLAEDLATADLLTGGRLRPGVSSGHSAHEAMYTRAFGAVPERAEHVDRVLHDLVSLLDGEIVAGADRHVEGVVAGSPLRIQPQVPGLRDRLAYGAADPGRAAMAGRLGLRLQLATMAPDDGSGRPFAQLQLEALEAYRRGSREAGHGEGDVMVSRQMIPVRSDAELERFMTLLPASGPQIHESSESTTARRSAGTTRSSAQWCWIRPRRWRGRCGRTRWSAPPTRSCWCCRPERR; translated from the coding sequence ATGACCGCCCCGACAGCAGAGCAGCGCAGGGCTCCGCGCATAGGCTTCGCGGCCCAGATCGAGCACACTGGCCCCCGCGCCGAAGGGCGCTCCCCTTCCAGCCGCGGCCTCGAGGAGGGCATCGAGCTGTTCCTCACCGCTGAGGACCTCGGGTACGACGTGGGCTACGTGCGCACCCGCCACCTGCAGGACATCCTCGCCTCCCCGCTGCTGTTCCTGGCGGCGCTGGGTCTGCGCACCACTCGCATCGAGCTCGGCACGGCGGTGATCCCGCTGCGTTTCGAGAACGCGGGACGGCTCGCCGAGGACCTGGCCACCGCGGATCTGCTCACCGGGGGCCGGCTCCGGCCCGGGGTGAGCTCCGGCCACTCGGCGCACGAGGCGATGTACACGCGCGCCTTCGGGGCGGTGCCGGAACGCGCTGAGCACGTGGACCGCGTGCTGCACGACCTCGTCTCACTGCTGGACGGGGAGATCGTCGCAGGCGCCGACCGGCACGTCGAGGGGGTCGTGGCGGGGAGCCCGCTGCGGATCCAGCCGCAGGTGCCCGGGCTCCGGGACCGGCTGGCCTACGGTGCGGCCGATCCGGGTCGGGCAGCGATGGCGGGCCGGCTCGGGCTCCGTCTCCAGCTGGCCACCATGGCGCCGGACGACGGTTCGGGACGCCCGTTCGCACAGCTGCAGCTCGAGGCGCTCGAGGCGTATCGCCGCGGCTCGCGGGAGGCGGGTCACGGCGAGGGGGACGTGATGGTCAGCCGCCAGATGATCCCGGTGCGCAGCGACGCGGAGCTGGAGCGCTTCATGACCCTCCTCCCCGCGAGCGGGCCGCAGATCCACGAGTCGTCGGAGAGCACCACGGCCAGGAGATCGGCGGGCACGACGCGGTCTTCAGCGCAGTGGTGCTGGATTCGCCCGCGGAGGTGGCGCGGGCGCTGTGGGAGGACCCGGTGGTCCGCGCCGCCGACGAGGTCGTGCTGGTGCTGCCGCCCGGAGCGCCGCTGA
- a CDS encoding glycine--tRNA ligase: MAKAPASTLDNVIALAKKRGFVFPAGEIYGGTRSAWDYGPLGVELKENIKKQWWRTFVQSRGDMVGLDSSIILPKQVWEASGHVETFTDPLVECKSCHNRFREDHLLEAFEAKKGRAPEGGMAEIACPNCGTRGEFTEPQQFSGLVKTYLGAVDNEAGLHFLRPETAQGIFVNFLNVVTATRQKPPFGIGQIGKAFRNEITPGNFIFRTREFEQMEIEYFTTAAQADQQFKDWVEACWDWYIDLGIAADNLRRFDVPEEERAHYSAGTIDLEYRFGFQGSEWGELMGIANRTDFDLTSHTEGSGTKMQYFDQAANERFTPYVIEPSFGLTRSMMAFLVDAYCEDEAPNAKGGVDKRTVLKLDPRLAPVKVAVLPLSKSEDLVPRATQLADQLRKHWNVEMDVTQAIGRRYRRQDEIGTPFCLTVDFETAEDQSVTIRERDTMAQERVALDQVESYLAARLLGA, from the coding sequence GTGGCCAAGGCCCCCGCCAGCACGCTGGACAACGTCATCGCACTCGCCAAGAAGCGCGGCTTCGTGTTCCCGGCCGGTGAGATCTACGGCGGAACCCGCTCTGCCTGGGACTACGGCCCGCTCGGCGTGGAGCTCAAGGAGAACATCAAGAAGCAGTGGTGGCGCACCTTCGTGCAGTCCCGCGGCGACATGGTGGGTCTGGACTCCTCGATCATCCTGCCCAAGCAGGTCTGGGAGGCCTCCGGCCACGTCGAGACCTTCACCGATCCGCTGGTGGAGTGCAAGAGCTGCCACAACCGCTTCCGCGAGGACCATCTGCTGGAGGCCTTCGAGGCGAAGAAGGGCCGCGCGCCCGAGGGCGGCATGGCCGAGATCGCCTGCCCCAACTGCGGCACCCGCGGCGAGTTCACCGAGCCGCAGCAGTTCTCCGGCCTGGTCAAGACCTACCTCGGTGCCGTCGACAACGAGGCGGGCCTGCACTTCCTGCGCCCGGAGACCGCGCAGGGCATCTTCGTGAACTTCCTCAACGTCGTCACCGCCACCCGCCAGAAGCCGCCCTTCGGCATCGGCCAGATCGGCAAGGCGTTCCGCAACGAGATCACCCCCGGCAACTTCATCTTCCGCACCCGCGAGTTCGAGCAGATGGAGATCGAGTACTTCACCACGGCGGCCCAGGCAGATCAGCAGTTCAAGGACTGGGTCGAGGCCTGCTGGGACTGGTACATCGACCTCGGCATCGCGGCGGACAACCTGCGCCGCTTCGACGTCCCCGAGGAGGAGCGGGCCCACTACAGCGCCGGCACCATCGACCTCGAGTACCGCTTCGGCTTCCAGGGCAGCGAGTGGGGCGAGCTGATGGGCATCGCCAACCGCACCGACTTCGACCTGACCAGTCACACCGAGGGCTCGGGCACCAAGATGCAGTACTTCGACCAGGCCGCCAATGAGCGCTTCACCCCGTACGTCATCGAGCCGTCCTTCGGTCTGACCCGGTCGATGATGGCCTTCCTGGTCGACGCCTACTGCGAGGACGAGGCCCCCAACGCCAAGGGCGGGGTCGACAAGCGCACGGTGCTCAAGCTCGATCCGCGCCTCGCGCCGGTCAAGGTCGCCGTGCTGCCGCTGTCCAAGAGCGAGGACCTCGTGCCGCGCGCCACCCAGCTCGCCGACCAGCTGCGCAAGCACTGGAACGTCGAGATGGACGTCACCCAGGCGATCGGTCGCCGGTACCGCCGCCAGGACGAGATCGGCACCCCCTTCTGCCTCACGGTGGACTTCGAGACCGCCGAGGATCAGTCCGTCACCATCCGCGAGCGCGACACGATGGCGCAGGAACGGGTGGCGCTGGACCAGGTCGAGTCCTACCTCGCCGCGCGCCTGCTCGGGGCCTGA
- a CDS encoding metal ABC transporter substrate-binding protein, with product MTLSPRLSRRTLLTATGLGAGAALLAGCGGGPAAANGKLSVVTSAYPFSYLVTRIGGDHVTLVDLTSPGVDAHGLELSIKQVLAIEEADLVLQIPGFQNALDDAIASHGGDNVLDISAELSLLPVDAAHTEESDGGGEAHDEHADHDHGPHDPHLWHDPVRMADLADAVAARLGQLSPEHSQGFTAAAATLRAELEELDAELAESFGAVGGEKPFITSHAAYAYLAERYDLHQIGIAGVDPETEPSPQRLLALESVVQETGVTTIFFETSASPKVAQTLARNLGIESEELDNLETQQSPQSDYPQVMRDNCAELIASWT from the coding sequence ATGACGCTCTCGCCCCGCCTCTCCCGGCGCACCCTCCTGACCGCCACCGGACTCGGTGCCGGTGCCGCACTCCTGGCCGGGTGCGGGGGCGGCCCGGCCGCGGCGAACGGGAAGCTGTCCGTGGTGACCTCCGCCTATCCGTTCTCCTACCTCGTCACGAGGATCGGTGGAGACCACGTCACGCTGGTGGATCTCACCTCCCCCGGGGTCGACGCCCACGGCCTCGAGCTCTCCATCAAGCAGGTCCTCGCCATCGAGGAGGCCGATCTGGTGCTCCAGATCCCCGGCTTCCAGAACGCGCTGGACGACGCCATCGCCTCCCACGGCGGGGACAACGTGCTGGACATCTCCGCCGAGCTCAGCCTGCTGCCGGTCGACGCGGCGCACACCGAGGAATCCGACGGCGGCGGCGAGGCGCATGACGAGCACGCGGACCACGACCACGGTCCCCATGACCCGCACCTCTGGCACGACCCGGTGCGGATGGCCGATCTCGCCGACGCGGTCGCTGCGCGGCTGGGGCAGCTCTCGCCCGAGCACTCCCAGGGCTTCACCGCTGCGGCCGCCACGCTGCGCGCCGAGCTCGAGGAGCTCGATGCCGAGCTGGCGGAGTCCTTCGGCGCGGTCGGGGGCGAGAAGCCCTTCATCACCAGCCACGCGGCGTACGCCTACCTCGCCGAGCGCTATGACCTGCACCAGATCGGGATCGCCGGCGTGGACCCGGAGACCGAGCCCTCCCCGCAGCGGCTGCTCGCCCTGGAGTCCGTCGTGCAGGAGACGGGGGTCACGACGATCTTCTTCGAGACCTCGGCCTCGCCGAAGGTCGCCCAGACCCTCGCCCGGAACCTCGGCATCGAGAGCGAGGAGCTCGACAACCTCGAGACCCAGCAGTCGCCGCAGTCCGATTATCCTCAGGTGATGCGAGACAACTGTGCCGAGCTCATCGCGAGCTGGACTTGA
- a CDS encoding metal ABC transporter ATP-binding protein, giving the protein MSDRRPPVVEVSGVFVDRGGQRVLHDVDLRIEHGELVALLGANGSGKSTLLRAVVGVLPLAAGSARLFGAPVQRGTAHDRLGYVPQESAETGSIPATARETVASGLLGARSWWPSTRDPRVMAALEAVGMADLAGRPVTRMSGGQRRRVMIARALVRDPQLLVLDEPFSGVDVPTQELVAELFRELSAAGTTILVVLHETGPLAGDIRRAVVLDHGHVIHDGAERDRPRLDPGPGHPEDAAPLDECLGQEIHPL; this is encoded by the coding sequence TTGAGCGACCGACGGCCGCCCGTCGTCGAGGTCTCCGGGGTCTTCGTGGACCGCGGGGGCCAGCGGGTGCTGCATGATGTCGATCTGCGCATCGAGCACGGTGAGCTGGTGGCATTGCTGGGCGCCAACGGCTCCGGGAAGTCGACGCTGCTGCGCGCAGTGGTGGGGGTGCTGCCGCTCGCGGCCGGCTCCGCACGGCTCTTCGGCGCCCCGGTCCAGCGCGGCACCGCCCATGATCGCCTCGGCTACGTGCCCCAGGAGTCGGCAGAGACCGGGTCGATCCCCGCCACGGCCCGGGAGACGGTCGCGAGCGGTCTGCTGGGGGCCCGCTCCTGGTGGCCCAGCACCCGCGACCCGCGGGTGATGGCCGCCCTGGAGGCGGTCGGCATGGCGGATCTCGCGGGCCGTCCCGTCACCCGCATGTCCGGTGGCCAGCGCCGCCGCGTGATGATCGCGCGCGCCCTGGTGCGCGACCCCCAGCTGCTGGTGCTCGACGAGCCCTTCTCCGGGGTGGACGTGCCGACCCAGGAGCTGGTCGCCGAGCTCTTCCGGGAGCTCTCCGCCGCCGGGACCACCATCCTCGTGGTCCTGCACGAGACCGGTCCGCTGGCCGGCGACATCCGGCGTGCCGTGGTGCTCGACCACGGCCATGTCATCCATGACGGCGCCGAGCGCGACCGTCCCCGCCTGGACCCCGGCCCCGGCCACCCCGAGGATGCCGCCCCGCTGGACGAGTGCCTCGGACAGGAGATCCACCCCCTATGA
- a CDS encoding metal ABC transporter permease, translating to MISPLDILTSDLLRYPLIIAVLIGLTAPVVGTYLVQKRLSLLGDGLGHVALTGVAVGWLIGAWTSAAPADLLAIPGALAASVIGALLIEYVREVSHTSRDVALAILFYGGIAGGVVIIQLAGGTSQNLMAYLFGSLSTVTAPDALISVVLAVVVLGIGVGLSGLLAAVTADEEFARASGLPVRIVNVLIAVMAALTVTLSMRIVGALMVSALMIVPVAAAQNLVVGFTRTMRTAMVIAVLCSLGGLLITVYVDLPPGGVIVLLTIAVYALGLLTRALRPVREHPPTSGPGPSRAGGAPTVARATGHH from the coding sequence ATGATCTCGCCCCTCGACATCCTCACCTCAGATCTGCTGCGCTACCCGCTGATCATCGCCGTCCTGATCGGGCTCACCGCTCCCGTGGTCGGCACCTATCTGGTGCAGAAGCGGCTCTCCCTGCTCGGTGACGGGCTCGGTCACGTGGCGCTGACCGGTGTCGCCGTCGGCTGGCTGATCGGGGCGTGGACCTCCGCCGCGCCCGCAGACCTGCTGGCGATCCCGGGGGCCCTGGCCGCCTCGGTGATCGGCGCGCTGCTGATCGAGTACGTGCGCGAGGTCAGCCACACCAGCCGTGATGTGGCGCTCGCGATCCTCTTCTACGGCGGCATCGCCGGCGGCGTGGTGATCATCCAGCTCGCCGGCGGCACCTCCCAGAACCTGATGGCGTACCTCTTCGGCTCGCTGTCGACCGTCACAGCTCCCGACGCCCTGATCTCCGTGGTGCTCGCAGTGGTAGTGCTGGGGATCGGGGTGGGGCTGTCCGGGCTCCTCGCGGCCGTCACCGCGGATGAGGAGTTCGCCCGGGCCTCGGGACTGCCGGTGCGCATCGTCAACGTCCTGATCGCCGTGATGGCGGCGCTGACGGTCACCCTGTCGATGCGGATCGTCGGCGCACTGATGGTCTCGGCCCTGATGATCGTCCCGGTCGCCGCCGCGCAGAATCTCGTGGTCGGGTTCACCCGCACCATGCGCACGGCCATGGTGATCGCCGTACTCTGTTCACTGGGCGGGCTGCTGATCACGGTGTATGTGGACCTGCCGCCGGGCGGGGTGATCGTGCTGCTGACGATCGCGGTCTACGCCCTGGGACTCCTGACGCGGGCGCTGCGCCCGGTCCGGGAGCATCCACCGACCAGCGGCCCCGGCCCCTCGCGCGCCGGCGGTGCGCCCACCGTCGCACGTGCAACCGGCCACCACTGA
- a CDS encoding Fur family transcriptional regulator has translation MQRNTRQRSAILETLSRQDDFRSAQQIHEQMKADGETVGLATVYRNLQVLSRSGRLDVLVAGDGESLYRQCEDTGHHHHLVCRECGRTVEFLAPKLESSMDAIAHEHGFTDVDHTLEVFGLCSDHGTREAEAAEEEGEDQAR, from the coding sequence ATGCAACGGAACACCCGCCAGCGCTCTGCGATCCTCGAGACGCTCTCGCGGCAGGACGACTTCCGCAGCGCCCAGCAGATCCATGAGCAGATGAAGGCCGACGGGGAGACCGTGGGCCTGGCCACGGTGTACCGGAACCTCCAGGTCCTCTCCCGCTCCGGCCGGCTCGATGTGCTGGTGGCGGGCGATGGTGAGTCCCTGTACCGCCAGTGCGAGGACACCGGGCACCATCATCATCTGGTGTGTCGGGAATGCGGCCGCACCGTGGAGTTCCTCGCTCCGAAGCTCGAGAGCTCGATGGACGCGATCGCTCATGAGCACGGCTTCACCGACGTGGACCACACCCTCGAGGTGTTCGGGCTGTGCAGCGACCACGGTACCCGCGAGGCGGAGGCCGCCGAAGAAGAGGGCGAGGACCAGGCCCGATGA
- a CDS encoding DedA family protein: protein MMEWIQNLPLLPAVGFLYVVIWCRAGATYLVGRGARRAAHRGRIAAFLDSPNVTRATELIHRWGAPVVALSFLTVGFQTAANAAAGLTGMPAKRYLPALAIGGLAWSFIYATVGLVAFMAWFELFLVSPWGAVAVLTLVVVLIAVLLRHRRRTGGISSAQTMQAGDAATDAGPVEASAHPAGSPQDAAGSVGATAEPPLAGASSPTREQRA, encoded by the coding sequence ATGATGGAGTGGATCCAGAATCTGCCGCTGCTGCCCGCAGTGGGGTTCCTGTACGTGGTGATCTGGTGCCGGGCGGGAGCGACCTATCTCGTCGGTCGTGGGGCCCGACGGGCCGCGCATCGTGGCCGCATCGCCGCCTTCCTGGACTCGCCGAACGTCACCCGGGCCACCGAGCTGATCCATCGCTGGGGCGCTCCGGTGGTCGCGCTGAGCTTCCTCACCGTCGGTTTCCAGACCGCGGCCAATGCGGCGGCCGGCCTGACCGGCATGCCCGCCAAGCGGTATCTGCCGGCTCTCGCGATCGGGGGACTGGCCTGGTCCTTCATCTACGCGACCGTGGGCCTGGTGGCGTTCATGGCCTGGTTCGAGCTGTTCCTCGTCTCGCCGTGGGGTGCCGTTGCGGTGCTCACGCTGGTGGTGGTGCTGATCGCAGTGCTGCTGCGGCACCGGCGCCGTACCGGCGGGATCAGCAGCGCCCAGACGATGCAGGCAGGCGATGCCGCAACGGACGCAGGCCCCGTCGAAGCGTCTGCGCATCCAGCAGGATCGCCGCAGGATGCGGCGGGGTCCGTGGGCGCAACCGCGGAGCCGCCGCTGGCCGGAGCGTCCTCCCCCACCCGCGAGCAGCGGGCGTAG
- a CDS encoding isoprenyl transferase, producing the protein MPAATRHGYREPYEHPSGARPPQLPAPTIPGHVAVVMDGNGRWANRQGLPRTAGHEAGEAALLDVVAGALQIGVTHLSAYAFSTENWKRSPEEVRFLMGFSRSVLRRQRDTLNAWGVRIKWIGREQRLWGSVIRELKEAEQLTRTNTRMTLYMCVNHGGRAEIVDAVREIAEEARAGRISGRGITMKSFARHLNDPDMPDVDLFLRTSGEQRTSNFLLWQAAYAELVFVEELWPDVDRRVLWRAITEYARRDRRYGGAVDAPDQETAGG; encoded by the coding sequence ATGCCCGCTGCGACCCGCCACGGGTACCGGGAGCCGTACGAGCATCCCAGCGGCGCACGGCCCCCGCAGCTGCCCGCCCCGACCATCCCCGGCCATGTCGCAGTGGTCATGGACGGCAACGGCCGCTGGGCGAACCGGCAGGGTCTGCCCCGCACCGCGGGTCACGAGGCCGGGGAGGCGGCGCTGCTGGACGTGGTCGCCGGCGCCCTGCAGATCGGGGTGACGCATCTGTCCGCCTACGCCTTCTCGACCGAGAACTGGAAGCGCTCCCCAGAGGAGGTGCGCTTCCTGATGGGCTTCTCCCGCTCCGTGCTGCGCCGCCAGCGGGACACCCTGAACGCCTGGGGGGTGCGGATCAAGTGGATCGGCCGCGAGCAGCGGCTGTGGGGGAGCGTCATCAGAGAGCTGAAGGAAGCGGAGCAGCTCACCCGCACCAATACCCGGATGACGCTGTACATGTGCGTGAACCACGGCGGCCGGGCCGAGATCGTCGATGCGGTGCGTGAGATCGCGGAGGAGGCCCGGGCTGGGCGGATCAGCGGTCGGGGCATCACCATGAAGAGCTTCGCCCGCCACCTGAACGATCCGGACATGCCGGATGTGGACCTGTTCCTGCGCACCAGCGGCGAGCAGCGCACCTCGAACTTCCTGCTGTGGCAGGCGGCCTACGCCGAGCTGGTGTTCGTCGAGGAGCTGTGGCCGGATGTGGACCGGCGGGTGCTGTGGAGGGCGATCACCGAGTACGCCCGTCGGGACCGCCGGTACGGGGGCGCGGTCGACGCCCCCGATCAGGAGACCGCGGGGGGCTGA
- the recO gene encoding DNA repair protein RecO, protein MLQKLYRDDAIVLRTHPLGEADRIITLLTRRHGKVRAVAKGVRRTGSRFGARLEPFNLVDVQLHAGKSLHTVTQVVTIEAFAVGISADYGRFTAASAMLETTDRLTDEMVDPNQRGFLMLVGALRAMGEGRIPPPLVLDSFLIRTLAVSGWAPELRVCASCGADGPHHALDIRAGGLVCTSCRRPGAIAVRQAAIEHMIFLLAGDWENVLGAEDAVMHEAGRLITDTITWHLERSVRSLHYVER, encoded by the coding sequence ATGCTGCAGAAGCTCTACCGCGACGATGCGATCGTCCTGCGCACCCATCCGCTGGGTGAGGCCGATCGCATCATCACGTTGCTCACGCGCCGCCATGGCAAGGTGCGTGCGGTCGCCAAGGGCGTGCGTCGCACCGGCAGCCGCTTCGGTGCGCGCCTGGAGCCCTTCAACCTGGTCGACGTCCAGCTGCACGCCGGGAAGTCCCTGCACACCGTCACCCAGGTGGTGACGATCGAGGCCTTCGCCGTCGGGATCAGCGCCGACTACGGCCGCTTCACCGCCGCCAGCGCCATGCTGGAGACCACGGACCGGCTCACCGACGAGATGGTCGATCCGAACCAGCGCGGGTTCCTGATGCTCGTCGGGGCGCTGCGGGCGATGGGAGAGGGCCGGATCCCGCCCCCGCTGGTGCTGGACTCGTTCCTCATCCGCACCCTCGCCGTCTCCGGCTGGGCACCGGAGCTGCGGGTCTGCGCCTCGTGCGGGGCCGACGGGCCCCATCACGCCCTCGACATCCGGGCTGGCGGGCTGGTGTGCACCTCGTGCCGCCGCCCGGGCGCGATCGCGGTGCGCCAGGCCGCGATCGAGCACATGATCTTCCTGCTCGCCGGGGACTGGGAGAATGTGCTCGGGGCCGAGGACGCGGTCATGCACGAGGCCGGCCGCCTGATCACCGACACGATCACCTGGCATCTCGAGCGCTCCGTACGCTCCCTGCATTACGTAGAGCGCTGA
- a CDS encoding EcsC family protein — MTRCAHGMMDPIDRGTDISAVRDEEGAAMGIFSMLRRDDSARSTAREAMKEARRGGDASQGGALERVVTMIRDIGLDGKLTYSSAADIARRAQRGRGRRHPRVAVRRIVRRHRRGVTVGGFVTGLGGFVTLPLLLPTNVVEFYVQATRMVGAIAAVRGYDLEDEEVRVRVLAALLGEESGDVLKNVGLGPVAGAAARSVAKTLPASPQSQVASAIGGRLLRRFGLRSIRLFGKAIPGLGAVLGALTDRSQLNRIAAVARKSFPPVG; from the coding sequence ATGACTCGGTGCGCGCACGGCATGATGGACCCCATCGACCGGGGCACCGACATCAGCGCGGTGCGCGACGAGGAAGGAGCGGCCATGGGGATCTTCTCGATGCTGCGTCGCGATGACTCAGCCAGGAGCACCGCGCGCGAGGCGATGAAGGAGGCACGCCGGGGCGGGGACGCTTCTCAGGGCGGGGCCCTGGAGCGCGTGGTGACCATGATCCGCGACATCGGTCTGGACGGGAAGCTGACCTATTCCTCGGCCGCGGACATCGCCCGCCGTGCCCAGCGCGGACGCGGTCGCCGTCATCCCCGGGTCGCGGTGCGCCGGATCGTGCGTCGCCATCGCCGGGGAGTGACGGTGGGCGGTTTCGTCACCGGGCTCGGCGGATTCGTCACCCTGCCGCTGCTGCTGCCCACCAACGTGGTCGAGTTCTACGTCCAGGCCACCCGCATGGTGGGGGCGATCGCGGCAGTGCGCGGCTACGACCTGGAGGATGAGGAGGTGCGGGTGCGGGTGCTCGCAGCGCTGCTCGGCGAGGAGTCCGGGGACGTGCTGAAGAACGTCGGGCTCGGTCCGGTCGCCGGGGCCGCGGCCCGCAGCGTCGCCAAGACCCTGCCCGCAAGCCCGCAGTCCCAGGTGGCGAGCGCGATCGGCGGGCGCCTGCTGCGCCGCTTCGGACTGCGCTCGATCCGGCTGTTCGGCAAGGCGATCCCGGGACTGGGCGCTGTGCTCGGTGCGCTCACCGACCGCTCCCAGCTGAACAGGATCGCGGCCGTCGCCCGGAAGAGCTTCCCGCCGGTGGGCTGA
- a CDS encoding 2'-5' RNA ligase family protein: MRVFVALRPSPTALEHLDSALEGVRGRAGRALHWGDPAQWHLTLAFRADLPGGALQDTVDQLAAVAAEHRPLPLQLSGAGVFSGRTLWIGVGGATEALSALMGETLLEGEDRERRRAHLSVARVSARAPRAPRRRRRGEARPPDPTQLLLADAVHALSVYRGPLWEASELEVVESVLGQGRSGGPLHEVLAVVPLG, translated from the coding sequence ATGCGGGTCTTCGTCGCGCTGCGGCCCTCACCGACGGCGCTGGAGCATCTGGACTCGGCCCTCGAGGGCGTGCGGGGCCGCGCCGGCCGCGCGCTGCACTGGGGGGATCCGGCTCAGTGGCACCTGACTCTCGCCTTCCGCGCGGATCTTCCCGGCGGGGCTCTCCAGGACACGGTCGATCAGCTGGCGGCAGTCGCCGCCGAGCACCGGCCGCTGCCGCTCCAGCTGAGCGGGGCCGGCGTGTTCAGCGGCCGCACCCTGTGGATCGGGGTGGGCGGCGCGACCGAGGCCCTGTCCGCACTGATGGGCGAGACCCTGCTGGAGGGTGAGGACCGTGAGCGTCGGCGGGCGCATCTGAGCGTCGCCCGCGTCTCCGCCCGGGCGCCCCGGGCGCCGCGCCGTCGGCGTCGCGGCGAGGCTCGCCCGCCGGATCCGACGCAGCTGCTGCTCGCGGACGCCGTCCATGCGCTGTCGGTCTATCGGGGCCCGCTCTGGGAGGCGTCCGAGCTCGAGGTGGTGGAGTCGGTGCTGGGACAGGGCCGGTCCGGTGGTCCGCTCCACGAGGTGCTCGCCGTGGTGCCGCTGGGCTGA